The window ATGAAGTGTCTCTTTCTATTGATTATGGATTTGCAAAAGCCATTATGAATAAAAATCCATTCAATTTGGTTGTAAAAAGAGACGAAGAAGTCGTTTTTGAAACGTCATCGACTTGTGTTGGTTATACCTCGGAGAAGCATGTATTTTTTAACGTAAAAAAAGAATCGGATCGTCCTGTGTACGGACTGGGTGAAAAGAGTGGCTTTTTAGATAAAAGCGGATCGAAAATCAGTAATTGGAACACCGATGTCTATGCACCTCATAATAAAGATACGGTTGAATTGTATCAGTCGATTCCATTCGCTATTCTTCATCGACCCAAAATGCCAGTGGGTATATTTTTTGACAACAGCTACCGTACCGAATTCGATATGCAAACGTATCAAAACTCGGTTTCCATTATGGGTGAAGGTGGCGAGGTGAACGCGTATATCATACTAGGAACGGACATAAAAGATGTCGTCAAACTCTATACTGATTTGACAGGTAATACCCCCTTACCTCCAAAATGGTCTTTAGGCTATCACCAGTCAAGGTATAGTTACACCTCTCAGGATGAAGTAAAACAAGTAGTGGATTCTTTTAAGAAATACGAGATTCCATTGGATTGTGTTTTTCTAGATATTCATTATATGGATGGTTATCGTGTGTTTACGTTCGATGAAGAACAGTTTCCCGAATATGAAAAACTGATCCAAGAATTGCGTGAACAACAAGTGGATGTCGTTCCAATTGTTGATCCTGGGGTGAAGAAAGATGTTGAATATCCCATATATAGAGATGGTATTACCAACGATTATTTTTGTAATTATATCGATGGAACGATCTATCATGGGGAAGTCTGGCCAGGTGAGAGTGCATTCCCCGACTTTATGAATGAAAATGTTCAAAGATGGTGGGGCGACTTACATGCTTTTTACACGAAACTTGGCATCCGTGGGATATGGAATGACATGAACGAACCATCTGTTTTCAATGATACGAAAACGATGGATGTAAATGTGATGCACCGAATGAATGGAGAACTGATCTCTCACAGAGAAGGCCATAATTTTTATGGGCTCTATATGAGTATCGCAACCTTCAATGGACTGAAAGAACAAATGGAAAATACACGACCATTTTCACTAACAAGAGCTGGCTATGCTGGGGTGCAGCGATACTCTGCTGTTTGGACAGGAGATAACCGAAGTCACTGGGAGCATTTAGAGATGTCGATCCCGATGATAATGAACTTAGGCATGTCAGGAGTCGCATTTTCAGGAGCAGATATCGGTGGATTTTCCTCAGATACCACGCCAGAGCTTCTCATTCGATGGACCCAGGTAGGAGCGTTTTTACCTTACTTCAGAAATCATAGTGTTCAAGACTCTATTTACCAGGAACCTTGGGTCTTCGGCGAAAGCACCCTGCAATCAGTAAAAAAGTACATTGAGATACGCTATCAATTCATGCCTTATTTATATACTTTGTTTTATGAATCAGAGCAAACGGGGGTGCCGGTGGTTCGACCGTTAGTCATGGAATATCCCGAGGATGAGAATACCTTTCAAATTAGCGATGAGTTTATGTTAGGTTCACAAGTACTAGTTGCACCAATCCTCCGACCAGGGCAAACACACCGTTCAGTCTATCTTCCCCAAGGAGTTTGGTATGATTTTTGGACCAATGAACAATATCTTGGCGGACAACATCATCTGATTTCTGCTGATTTAGATACATTGCCTATCTTTATAAAAGGCGGTACGATTTTGCCTCTAGGTAGCCAGGTGCAAAATACGAAAGAAAAACAATCGGTTTCCCTACATGTGTATTTCGATGAAAATCGGCAAGCTTCTGGATTGTTATATGAAGATGACGGTATTTCCTATGATTATCGTGAGGAACATTATAGCCTAAGCACTTTTACCATGAAAAAAGGTGAAAAGTTGATTACTAAGCAAGGAGGACTTTTAGAGGCGGATACTACATTTGACCAAATAGTAATTGCTGAAACGAACAACGATGAAATGGGTGAGAGTTAATGGCAAAAAGTAGAAGTGATTGGTGGAAAACAAGCATCGTTTATCAAATCTATCCCAAAAGCTTTAATGACACCACCGGTAATGGAATGGGTGATATTCAAGGGATCATAGAGAAACTTGATTATCTAAAAAAACTAGGTATCGATGTCATATGGTTATCCCCAGTATATGACTCGCCCCAAGAGGATAACGGATATGATATTCGAAATTACCGAGAAATCTATGAACAATATGGTACGTTAGAAGATTTGGATCAACTTTTAGATGAGGTTCATGCTAGAGGGATGAAACTAGTCATGGACTTAGTTGTCAATCATACCTCTGATGAACATCCGTGGTTTGTAGAATCTCGCAAAGACAAGGGCAACCAATATAGAGATTACTATATTTGGAGAGATGGAAAGGAAGACGGGTCACCACCCACAAATTGGGGTTCTATATTCGGCGGTTCTGCTTGGGAATTTGATGAAGAAACTGAACAATACTATCTTCACTTATTTGCTAAAAAGCAGCCTGATTTGAACTGGGAAAATGAAGATGTAAGAAAAGACATTTATGACATGATGAAATTTTGGCTTGATAAAGGTGTAGATGGATTTCGTATGGATGTCATTAATTTTCTTTCTAAAGATACAAGATATCCAGACGGACAGATAGGGGAAAATGACACATATGGAGATGGAGGGCCATTTTTTGTTAATGGACCTAGGATTCATGAATTCATGAAAGAAATACATCAGGAAGTATTGTCTGATTATGATGTCATGACCGTCGGAGAAATGCCAGGAGCTTCACCTGAGGATGCGAAAGAATATACCGATCCTCAAAACGATGAACTGAATATGATCTTCACGTTTGAGCACATGAACCTTGATTGTGTGAATGAGGACAAATGGAATTTGAAAGACATTGACTTAGTTGAGCTGAAAGAGAACTTCGAGAAATGGCAAAAATCTCTGTATGGTGTGGGATGGAACAGTTTATATTGGAATAATCATGATCAGCCAAGAATTGTGTCGCGGTTTGGTGATGACGGTCAGTATAGAGAGAAATCTGCAAAAATGTTGGCTACTTGCCTGCACATGATGCAAGGCACACCATACATTTATCAAGG of the Halalkalibacillus sediminis genome contains:
- a CDS encoding TIM-barrel domain-containing protein — its product is MLETTSYAISPSKVNEPKLVNHSVGSIQSFEWDGEKLNGTLSKGTFLLYFINEKTLRFHVNPFGDPKTESSVAVVGDSGSMEGELTEDEVSLSIDYGFAKAIMNKNPFNLVVKRDEEVVFETSSTCVGYTSEKHVFFNVKKESDRPVYGLGEKSGFLDKSGSKISNWNTDVYAPHNKDTVELYQSIPFAILHRPKMPVGIFFDNSYRTEFDMQTYQNSVSIMGEGGEVNAYIILGTDIKDVVKLYTDLTGNTPLPPKWSLGYHQSRYSYTSQDEVKQVVDSFKKYEIPLDCVFLDIHYMDGYRVFTFDEEQFPEYEKLIQELREQQVDVVPIVDPGVKKDVEYPIYRDGITNDYFCNYIDGTIYHGEVWPGESAFPDFMNENVQRWWGDLHAFYTKLGIRGIWNDMNEPSVFNDTKTMDVNVMHRMNGELISHREGHNFYGLYMSIATFNGLKEQMENTRPFSLTRAGYAGVQRYSAVWTGDNRSHWEHLEMSIPMIMNLGMSGVAFSGADIGGFSSDTTPELLIRWTQVGAFLPYFRNHSVQDSIYQEPWVFGESTLQSVKKYIEIRYQFMPYLYTLFYESEQTGVPVVRPLVMEYPEDENTFQISDEFMLGSQVLVAPILRPGQTHRSVYLPQGVWYDFWTNEQYLGGQHHLISADLDTLPIFIKGGTILPLGSQVQNTKEKQSVSLHVYFDENRQASGLLYEDDGISYDYREEHYSLSTFTMKKGEKLITKQGGLLEADTTFDQIVIAETNNDEMGES
- a CDS encoding glycoside hydrolase family 13 protein codes for the protein MAKSRSDWWKTSIVYQIYPKSFNDTTGNGMGDIQGIIEKLDYLKKLGIDVIWLSPVYDSPQEDNGYDIRNYREIYEQYGTLEDLDQLLDEVHARGMKLVMDLVVNHTSDEHPWFVESRKDKGNQYRDYYIWRDGKEDGSPPTNWGSIFGGSAWEFDEETEQYYLHLFAKKQPDLNWENEDVRKDIYDMMKFWLDKGVDGFRMDVINFLSKDTRYPDGQIGENDTYGDGGPFFVNGPRIHEFMKEIHQEVLSDYDVMTVGEMPGASPEDAKEYTDPQNDELNMIFTFEHMNLDCVNEDKWNLKDIDLVELKENFEKWQKSLYGVGWNSLYWNNHDQPRIVSRFGDDGQYREKSAKMLATCLHMMQGTPYIYQGEELGMTNVRFDQLEDYRDIEIFNMYDEKRAIGWSHERIMEAIHAKGRDNARTPMQWDDSKSAGFTDGEPWIAVNPRFKEINARAALEDENSNFYHYQALIDLRKKHEVITEGKFELVLRDDPNVFAYKRVGKDEALYVLCNFSDRTVKIDDEGLVESLRDAEVWITNEDQGEIGKLQPYEGVVYGV